In Bacteroidota bacterium, the genomic window CGATCGGCCACCCTGCCCCGCCTTACGGTAGAGTTGCTCTTGCTCAAGCTTACGCATCTGCCCCAGGTGCTCAGCCTCGCCACCCTTCCGGAAACGGACGGGCAAAAAAAAAAGGTAGCCAAGCCTGAGCTGGCCCCTCCCGTAGCGGCCACCACAGCGGCCACCATCCCTGCGCCCTCCGTACAGCCAGCCTATACCGCCACCCCCAGTGGGGATGGCCCGGGCAGTGTGCCCCAGGTGGAAGCACACCCGGCAGCTTATACCTTGCCCCAGGCTAGCCCGCAGGTACGCCTGGTGCCCGATCCCAATGATCGGCCCGTGCAGGCCGAGGCGCATCCTGCCCCCCCGGCAAAGCGCGCGGGTACACGTAGAAATGCCCTGCAGCTAGACCTGGATGCCCTGGATGCCATGGAGGAGGAGCGGGCCCAGCCAGAGGAAATCCTGGTAGCCCAGCCCATAGCGCCCCACGCTTTTCGCCAGGCGCTGGATCAGTTTGTGGCAGAGGAGCTGGGAGACCGACGCATGCTGGGGGCCGCCCTGCGCGCCGCCCCACCTGAGTTCGACCTCAATACCTGGATCTGCCGTGTTCGGGCTGAGATAAACCGCATAGACCTGGAGAAGGCGCGCGAGGAGCTGGTAAGCTATCTGCGCGCCAAAACCGAGAATCCCACCCTGGTGCTGGAGATCCTGCTAGACCCCAGCCTAAGCCCCCCCGAGGATGTGGAGAAGCCCCTGACAGCACAGGAACGCCTGGTGGCGATGATGGAAAAAAATCCCGAGCTGGCCCGGCTGGTTCAGCACCTAAACCTCCAATTGATCTACTGATGCGTCTGGTTTTCATGGGCACGCCAGATTTTGCCGTAGCCTCGCTAGCTGCCCTGCATGCCGCGGGGCACGAGGTAGCCGCAGTGGTAACAGCCCCGGACAAGCCCGCCGGCAGGGGGCAGCGGCTACAGGCCAGCGCAGTGAAGCAGTGGGCCCAGGCCCAGCACCTGCCCGTGCTACAGCCCCCCCGGCTAAAGGATCCTGCCTTCCTGGCACAGCTGGCCGCGCTACAGGCCGATCTGTTTGTGGTAGTGGCCTTCCGCATGCTGCCCGCCGAGGTATGGGCCATGCCCCCCCGTGGCACCATCAACCTGCATGGCAGCCTGCTGCCCCAGTACCGTGGGGCTGCCCCCATACACTGGGCCGTACTGAATGGCGAGACGGAAACAGGCGTAACCACCTTCTACATTGAGCACGAAATAGACACAGGCCAGATACTGGCTGCACGAAAGACCCCCATAGGCCCAGATGAAACCACGGGCGAGCTGTATGCCCGCCTGATGCAGCTGGGCGCCCAGCTGCTGGTGGATACCGTGGCCGATATAGCGGCAGGCAGGATACAGCCCCACCCCCAGCCAGCGGGTGCCGAGGGCCTGAAGCCTGCGCCCAAGCTCTTTCCGGCAGATGGGCTGCTAGACTGGAACCTGCCAGCCCGCCAGCTGCACAACCGCATTCGCGGGCTAAACCCCTTCCCGGCAGCCCATACCACCTATGAGGGCAAGCTGCTGAAAGTGCTGAGGAGCAAAATGCCGGAGGCCCCCGGTGAGGCACAGGCCGTACCGGGCACACTGCGTGTGGCCGCCCGGTGCCTGCTGGTAGCCACACAGGATGGCTGGCTGGAGCTGCTGGAGCTGAAGCCCGAGGGAAAGCCTGCCATGACTGCCCAGGCCTTTGTCAATGGCTACCAGCCCCATGGACAGCGCCTGGGCGGATAGGGCTGCTGTATTTTGCCCAGGCATATCGGCCCCCGCGCTTGTGGATACTGGCGGAAAGGCCTATTTTTGTTTGCTACACACCGCTATATGGAGTTTTCTACAGCCACTTTGGTAACCCATGGGGTTCGCATCAGTGTTCGCACCGCCTATGTGCCCGAGCAGAGCAGCCAGAAGAACAACACCTTTGTCTTTGCCTACCACATCACCATTGCGAACGAAACCGGGCACACGGTGCAGCTACTGCGCCGCCGCTGGCTGATACAGGATGCCCTGGGCGAACGCAGGGAGGTGCGGGGCGAGGGAGTGGTAGGCCAGCAGCCTGTGCTACAGCCAGGCCAGACCCATGCCTATGTGAGTGGCAGTGTGCTGAAAACACCCATCGGCACCATGGATGGATACTACACTATGGCACGCATGGATGGATCAGAGTTTGAAGTAAAGATCCCGGCCTTTACCCTTGTAGCCAGCTTTTTGCTCAACTAGTCAGTTTTTCCCTCCCGTCCGTATTCCTTCCGTTCTGTTTTATGGCGCTTACCAGCAAGCTTGACTATGTATCGGACCTGCGGGTGCAGGCTACGCACCTGCAGAGTGGCAGTGTCCTGCTTACCGATGCACCTACGGATAACCATGGCAGGGGCGAAGCCTTCAGCCCTACCGACCTGCTGGCTACCAGCCTGGGCATGTGTATGATGACAATTATAGTCATCCGCTGCAGGCAGCACGACATACCCGAGCCAGCCATGTGCGCAGAGGTGGAGAAGCGGATGAGCCCGGCCCCACGCCGGGTGGCAGAGGTACGCCTGACGCTGTACCTGGCAGGGAAGCTGACCGATGCGCAGAAGACCCTGCTAGAGGCCGAGGGGCGTGCCTGCCCGGTAGCCCTCAGCCTGCACCCAGACCTGAAGCAGGCCATCACCTTCGTTTGGGAGTAGGGCGGAGACGGGAGCCTGCCGAAGTCGGCCTGCCTATTTGTTATCTTCTTCACCCAACTCCTCCGCTGGACCTCTTCGTGTGAAAGAAGTTCGGCTTGGGCTATTTATCGCCTGCCTGCCCACTACCCCAAAAATCAGAGGATTTAAGCAGTGGGCTACTGTACCAGCCTACCTAATGTCCTTCGCAGGATTGCTGAGAATGCAAATAAGTTGTGCTCCTGTATTTAGTATTCCGAAAATCACGGCTATTTTTTTTGTTTTTTTGTACAAAAGCGAGTTTTTTGAACCATAAGATTTATATATTTGATTTTATTTAAAATAACTGGAAAAGCCTCGCCTCTCGATTTACCTGAATTTCTGGCTTCTGGCTAACGTTTATCTGTTTGATTATGAAGGTACTATCATTTCGGTTTGCTTTTGTTGCCCTGCTATTTGGTTTGTTGAGCATTCGTTATGCTGAGGCAGATGTTCTTTTTCGGCAGAACTTCTCCAGCAGCACGCT contains:
- the fmt gene encoding methionyl-tRNA formyltransferase encodes the protein MRLVFMGTPDFAVASLAALHAAGHEVAAVVTAPDKPAGRGQRLQASAVKQWAQAQHLPVLQPPRLKDPAFLAQLAALQADLFVVVAFRMLPAEVWAMPPRGTINLHGSLLPQYRGAAPIHWAVLNGETETGVTTFYIEHEIDTGQILAARKTPIGPDETTGELYARLMQLGAQLLVDTVADIAAGRIQPHPQPAGAEGLKPAPKLFPADGLLDWNLPARQLHNRIRGLNPFPAAHTTYEGKLLKVLRSKMPEAPGEAQAVPGTLRVAARCLLVATQDGWLELLELKPEGKPAMTAQAFVNGYQPHGQRLGG
- the apaG gene encoding Co2+/Mg2+ efflux protein ApaG, which encodes MEFSTATLVTHGVRISVRTAYVPEQSSQKNNTFVFAYHITIANETGHTVQLLRRRWLIQDALGERREVRGEGVVGQQPVLQPGQTHAYVSGSVLKTPIGTMDGYYTMARMDGSEFEVKIPAFTLVASFLLN
- a CDS encoding OsmC family protein produces the protein MALTSKLDYVSDLRVQATHLQSGSVLLTDAPTDNHGRGEAFSPTDLLATSLGMCMMTIIVIRCRQHDIPEPAMCAEVEKRMSPAPRRVAEVRLTLYLAGKLTDAQKTLLEAEGRACPVALSLHPDLKQAITFVWE